In Geminocystis sp. NIES-3709, a single genomic region encodes these proteins:
- a CDS encoding Fur family transcriptional regulator has translation MEQSGATTRKISSFKDALNRCQELGMRISRQRRFILELLWKQQEHLSAKEIYDRLSQQGKDIGHTSVYQNLEALSSHGIIECVDRHEGRLYGNFCEDHSHVNILDTNQIMDIKVELPSELIRKIEEKTGVKVDHYRIDFYGYKNEVSE, from the coding sequence ATGGAACAATCAGGAGCAACTACAAGGAAAATTAGCTCCTTTAAAGATGCCCTTAATCGTTGTCAGGAATTGGGCATGAGGATTTCTCGCCAAAGACGTTTTATTCTTGAACTCTTATGGAAACAACAAGAACATTTATCGGCAAAAGAAATCTACGATCGATTGAGTCAACAAGGTAAAGATATTGGACATACTTCAGTATATCAGAATTTGGAAGCCTTGTCTAGTCATGGTATTATTGAATGTGTCGATCGACATGAAGGAAGATTATATGGTAATTTTTGTGAAGATCATAGTCATGTTAACATCCTAGACACTAATCAAATTATGGACATAAAAGTAGAGTTACCCTCAGAATTGATTAGAAAAATAGAAGAAAAAACAGGAGTCAAAGTGGATCATTATCGTATCGATTTTTACGGTTATAAAAACGAGGTATCAGAATAA
- the glnA gene encoding type I glutamate--ammonia ligase has translation MPGTPQEVLQMIKENNIKIIDLKFIDMPGIWQHCSFYYDQIDENSFIDGVAFDGSSIRGWKAINDSDMAMVPDPTTAWIDPFYAEPTLSMICRIKEPRTGEWYSRDPRSIAAKAVEYLSSSGIGDTAYFGPEAEFFIFDDVRFDQTENKGFYYVDSIEGRWNSGRVEEGGNLGYKPGYKQGYFPVSPTDTQQDIRTEMLLTMAACGVPIEKHHHEVATGGQNELGIKFATLVEAADYLMTYKYVVKNVAKKYGKTATFMPKPLFNDNGSGMHTHQSIWNDGVPLFAGDKYAGLSQMALHYIGGIIKHAPALLALTNPTTNSYKRLVPGFEAPVNLAYSQGNRSASIRIPLSGTNPKAKRLEFRCPDATSNPYLAFAAMLCAGIDGIKNQIDPGEPLDVDIYDLSPEELSKIPSTPGSLEAALEALEKDHGFLTDTGVFTVDFIENWIEYKLDNEVNPMRLRPHPYEFSLYYDV, from the coding sequence ATGCCCGGAACTCCCCAAGAAGTTTTACAAATGATTAAAGAGAACAATATCAAAATTATTGATCTCAAATTTATTGATATGCCCGGTATTTGGCAACACTGTTCTTTCTATTATGATCAAATAGATGAAAATTCTTTTATTGATGGTGTTGCTTTCGATGGTTCAAGTATTCGTGGTTGGAAAGCGATTAATGACTCTGATATGGCAATGGTACCCGATCCTACCACTGCATGGATCGATCCTTTCTATGCCGAACCAACTCTTAGCATGATATGTCGTATTAAAGAACCTCGTACTGGTGAATGGTATTCCAGAGATCCTCGTAGTATTGCCGCTAAAGCTGTTGAATATTTATCTTCCTCTGGTATTGGTGATACTGCCTATTTTGGCCCTGAAGCAGAATTTTTTATCTTCGATGATGTACGCTTTGATCAAACTGAAAACAAAGGTTTTTACTACGTGGACAGTATTGAAGGACGTTGGAACTCTGGGCGAGTGGAAGAAGGTGGGAACTTAGGTTATAAACCGGGTTACAAACAAGGTTATTTTCCTGTTTCTCCTACGGATACTCAGCAAGATATTCGGACAGAAATGCTCTTAACCATGGCTGCCTGTGGTGTACCGATCGAAAAACACCACCATGAAGTAGCAACTGGTGGACAAAATGAGTTAGGAATTAAGTTTGCGACTTTGGTGGAAGCGGCGGACTATCTAATGACTTATAAATATGTGGTTAAAAACGTAGCGAAAAAATACGGTAAAACAGCAACTTTCATGCCTAAGCCTTTGTTCAACGACAATGGTTCTGGTATGCACACTCACCAATCTATTTGGAATGATGGTGTACCTTTATTTGCAGGTGACAAATACGCAGGTTTAAGTCAAATGGCTTTACATTATATCGGTGGTATTATTAAACACGCACCTGCTCTTTTAGCATTAACTAATCCCACTACTAACTCCTATAAACGCCTAGTTCCGGGTTTTGAAGCCCCTGTAAACTTAGCTTATTCTCAAGGAAATCGATCGGCTTCTATCCGCATTCCTTTATCGGGTACTAATCCTAAAGCAAAACGTTTAGAGTTCCGTTGTCCAGATGCTACCAGTAACCCTTATTTAGCTTTTGCCGCTATGTTATGTGCGGGGATTGACGGTATTAAGAATCAAATTGATCCGGGTGAACCTTTAGATGTAGATATTTATGATCTCTCTCCTGAAGAATTGAGCAAAATTCCCTCTACTCCCGGATCATTAGAAGCGGCATTGGAGGCTTTAGAAAAAGATCATGGTTTCTTAACTGATACTGGTGTATTTACTGTCGATTTCATCGAAAACTGGATCGAATACAAATTAGACAATGAAGTTAACCCCATGCGTCTTCGTCCTCATCCTTATGAGTTTTCCTTGTACTATGATGTATAA
- a CDS encoding DUF3685 domain-containing protein: MSFTNGNKDEITIVLLDNDPIFTLGLKEVLKTEEYQDINIIATGKISELITLLSQYKPLIWLISLDTNKYPDKVKEFLNYLPQLNEQYPDLSILILLSSGFIPDFSNISIIKGFCYKNAELSELIKTVKICAEGKNYFSFTNSSIKSQKLNNWFYKQCQFGLKEIEQEILNINDYIKEKNLSISDSLYWQGRKRELKLAKWLINRIKPNVSQYAISYSLNSSQEMFANQENDSNSNQDLKGEIILDDFPKNTSDLTLAKIKTSVTNSTDKLLEIDILQESKKQELLIIILEEWKNQIKELKNITIESQYLLEKVNIFIKDIWQNSAIKFLSRYYQNNNDNEYNLVDLVLKESRFIQETILIKIPFILDIVNYQVYQKDFVIDNQVYKYEEESGQNLEEIIWHNIIINLANGVMTFTLNRLSDDINIKHSLFNLESKSSRKVAMFRNNLVWQYRQEKYWQNPQNIFDDRYEMLKLGYQGIESCIITHPRYQELNNIKGLPWFVTILIELRDSLSKGIKSLENTLGKALIYVLTEIIGKGIGLIGKGVLQGIGNKIKN, from the coding sequence ATGTCTTTTACAAATGGGAATAAAGATGAAATAACTATTGTTTTATTGGATAATGATCCCATTTTTACTCTGGGATTGAAGGAAGTATTAAAAACGGAAGAATATCAAGATATTAATATAATTGCTACGGGAAAAATATCTGAACTTATTACTCTATTATCTCAATATAAACCTCTTATCTGGTTAATTTCTTTAGACACTAATAAATATCCAGATAAAGTAAAAGAATTTTTGAATTATCTTCCTCAATTAAATGAACAATATCCTGATTTATCTATATTAATTTTATTGTCATCAGGATTTATTCCTGATTTTAGTAATATTTCTATTATTAAAGGATTTTGTTATAAAAATGCAGAACTTTCTGAATTAATTAAAACCGTAAAAATTTGTGCAGAAGGAAAAAATTATTTTAGTTTTACCAACAGTAGTATCAAATCTCAAAAACTTAATAACTGGTTTTATAAACAATGCCAATTTGGATTAAAAGAAATAGAGCAAGAAATATTGAATATAAATGATTATATTAAGGAAAAAAATTTATCTATTAGTGATAGTTTATATTGGCAAGGAAGAAAAAGAGAATTGAAATTAGCTAAATGGTTAATTAATCGAATAAAGCCTAATGTTTCCCAATATGCAATCAGTTACTCTTTAAATTCTTCTCAAGAAATGTTTGCTAATCAAGAGAATGACTCTAATTCTAATCAAGATTTAAAAGGTGAAATAATATTAGATGATTTTCCTAAAAATACTTCTGATTTAACTTTAGCTAAAATAAAGACTTCAGTGACAAATTCTACTGATAAATTATTAGAAATTGATATATTGCAAGAATCAAAAAAACAAGAATTATTAATTATAATTTTGGAAGAATGGAAAAATCAGATTAAAGAGTTAAAAAATATTACGATCGAGTCTCAATATTTATTAGAAAAAGTTAATATTTTTATCAAGGATATTTGGCAAAACTCTGCTATTAAATTTCTGAGCAGATATTATCAAAATAATAATGATAACGAATATAACTTAGTAGATTTAGTTTTAAAAGAATCTCGTTTTATTCAAGAAACAATATTAATAAAAATTCCTTTTATTTTAGATATAGTTAATTATCAAGTATATCAAAAAGACTTTGTAATTGATAATCAAGTTTATAAATATGAAGAGGAATCAGGACAAAATTTAGAGGAAATTATTTGGCACAATATAATCATAAATTTAGCTAATGGTGTTATGACATTTACTCTTAATCGTTTATCTGATGACATAAATATAAAACATAGTTTATTTAATTTAGAATCAAAATCTTCAAGAAAAGTGGCAATGTTTCGTAATAATTTAGTATGGCAATATCGTCAAGAAAAGTACTGGCAAAATCCCCAAAATATTTTTGACGATCGATATGAAATGTTAAAATTAGGTTATCAAGGTATTGAAAGTTGTATTATTACTCATCCCCGTTACCAAGAGTTAAATAATATCAAAGGATTACCTTGGTTTGTCACCATTTTAATTGAATTACGAGATAGCCTTTCTAAAGGAATTAAATCCCTTGAAAATACTTTAGGAAAAGCATTGATTTATGTACTAACAGAAATTATTGGTAAAGGTATTGGTTTAATTGGTAAGGGTGTTTTACAAGGAATAGGTAATAAAATAAAAAATTAA
- a CDS encoding cobalt-precorrin-6A reductase, with protein MIWLIGGTSESVTIAHLLTKQRQDFIVTVTTPNATKLYQSISHYQILVGKLSSSEIASFIRQYKIDLIIDSSHPFAVNISQTVINISEQLQICYIRYERPLINNSSSVIYINSIESLLTENSLIYQKRVLLTIGAKFLHLFTNYHQSATLYARILPYSESINQAYQANFSCDRIIALRPPISAQLEKALWQMWNIDIVITKAGGKAGGEDIKQEIAQELNIPLIIIQRPKLNYPLMISSIEEISFYLKRLF; from the coding sequence ATGATTTGGCTTATCGGAGGAACTTCTGAAAGTGTTACGATCGCACACTTACTAACAAAACAACGACAAGATTTTATTGTCACCGTCACAACCCCTAACGCAACTAAACTCTACCAATCCATCTCCCATTATCAAATTCTTGTAGGAAAACTATCCTCCTCAGAGATAGCATCATTCATTCGTCAATATAAAATCGATCTCATTATCGATTCTTCTCATCCTTTTGCCGTTAACATTTCTCAAACAGTTATTAATATCTCTGAACAATTGCAAATATGCTATATAAGATATGAGCGCCCTTTAATTAATAATTCTTCCAGTGTTATCTACATTAATTCGATCGAATCTTTATTAACAGAAAACTCTTTAATTTATCAAAAACGAGTATTATTGACCATAGGTGCAAAATTTTTACACTTATTCACTAATTATCATCAATCTGCCACTCTTTACGCTCGAATTTTACCTTATTCTGAATCTATTAACCAAGCCTATCAAGCAAATTTTTCCTGCGATCGTATTATAGCCCTTCGTCCTCCCATTTCCGCACAATTAGAAAAAGCCCTATGGCAAATGTGGAATATAGACATAGTTATCACCAAAGCAGGAGGAAAAGCAGGAGGAGAAGACATCAAACAGGAAATCGCTCAAGAATTAAATATTCCTCTTATTATCATTCAAAGACCAAAATTAAATTATCCTCTTATGATCTCCAGTATAGAAGAAATATCTTTCTATTTAAAGAGACTTTTTTAA
- a CDS encoding AI-2E family transporter gives MLEKLGQIPRWLRLVFVFPLLCLNGFLLTLLINYFQPLISFLIIASILAFLLELLIKLLVQKGIRRSLAITFVLFITIFLLVTTSFILLPILTQQLEELLISAPKWIDQANQYLLSELPIFNKFSSINIDSIVQQITGKISEIIKTVGGQTVNILFTTINSVFNVLFIFILTIFLLSGGDKFWVGIFSWFPEPWHEKIPNYLSQTFKDYFFSRLILVSIASVIRGLIFMLLGVPYAILFAFGIGIASLVPILGGVVTLFGTLLLIFKSGQLALFFFISATIIDQLTDNVVAPRFMGELIGLNPVWLIISLFIGAKLGGLLGIFLAVPLASVIKKIIDDLRSPSNYARSSNELSNSEISMET, from the coding sequence ATGTTAGAAAAATTGGGACAAATTCCCCGTTGGTTACGTTTAGTTTTTGTTTTTCCTTTACTTTGTTTAAATGGGTTTTTATTAACTCTATTAATCAATTATTTTCAGCCTCTTATCAGTTTTTTAATTATTGCTAGTATTCTAGCTTTTTTATTAGAATTATTGATTAAATTATTAGTTCAAAAAGGTATTAGAAGATCTTTAGCGATCACTTTTGTTTTATTTATTACTATATTTCTTTTAGTTACTACCAGTTTTATTTTACTTCCTATACTTACCCAACAATTAGAAGAACTTTTAATTAGTGCTCCTAAATGGATTGATCAAGCGAATCAGTATCTTTTGTCTGAATTACCTATTTTTAATAAATTTTCTTCTATTAATATTGATTCGATCGTACAACAAATAACAGGTAAAATTTCTGAAATTATCAAAACTGTTGGCGGCCAAACCGTCAATATTTTATTTACCACGATTAACAGTGTATTTAATGTTTTATTTATTTTTATTTTAACTATCTTTTTATTATCAGGAGGTGATAAATTTTGGGTAGGAATTTTTAGTTGGTTTCCTGAACCTTGGCACGAAAAAATCCCTAATTATTTAAGTCAAACATTTAAAGACTATTTTTTTAGTCGTTTAATTTTAGTAAGTATTGCTAGTGTTATTCGAGGATTAATTTTTATGTTGTTAGGAGTTCCTTACGCAATATTATTCGCTTTCGGTATAGGAATCGCTAGTTTAGTGCCTATATTGGGCGGAGTGGTTACTCTTTTTGGTACTCTATTATTAATTTTTAAAAGTGGTCAATTAGCTTTATTCTTCTTCATTTCTGCTACTATTATTGATCAACTGACAGATAATGTTGTTGCACCTCGTTTTATGGGAGAATTAATCGGTTTAAATCCCGTTTGGTTGATTATTTCTCTTTTTATTGGTGCAAAGCTCGGTGGTTTACTCGGAATTTTCCTTGCAGTACCTTTAGCTAGTGTAATAAAAAAAATAATTGATGATTTACGATCGCCAAGTAATTATGCTCGATCGTCTAATGAATTAAGTAATTCTGAAATTTCCATGGAAACTTGA
- a CDS encoding cupin domain-containing protein, with product MKILLSRCLFVFLSIVLMNHGSMAKSQETINTNYSRDVTREVLASGYPDEASGYILELVRYIIPPDVLLPIHSHPGMQLGRIESGILLYKVVKGEAKIMRKNGLIEILKDGQETLLTQGDSLIEPGYMVHYGQNKTSEPVIILSSSLLKSNEPKTIIEP from the coding sequence ATGAAAATCTTATTATCCCGTTGTTTATTTGTTTTCCTGTCGATCGTACTCATGAATCATGGTTCGATGGCTAAAAGTCAGGAAACGATTAATACTAATTATAGTCGAGATGTGACAAGGGAAGTTTTAGCGAGTGGTTATCCGGATGAAGCGTCTGGTTATATTTTGGAGTTAGTTCGTTATATAATTCCTCCTGATGTTTTGCTTCCTATTCACAGTCATCCCGGAATGCAACTGGGAAGAATAGAATCTGGTATTTTACTGTATAAGGTGGTGAAAGGAGAGGCTAAAATTATGAGAAAGAATGGATTGATCGAAATTCTAAAAGATGGACAAGAAACTTTACTGACACAAGGAGATTCTTTGATTGAGCCGGGTTATATGGTACATTATGGTCAAAATAAGACTTCTGAACCTGTAATTATACTTTCTTCATCTTTATTGAAAAGTAACGAACCAAAGACAATTATTGAACCTTAG
- a CDS encoding FAD/NAD(P)-binding oxidoreductase, translating into MSNTKSFQILIIGGGAAGITVASQLKGKNSELKMAIIEPSENHYYQPAWTLVGGGEYLLEDTVKHEQNLIPHGVTWIKDYAENIDPDHNQVTTKTGKIYQYEYLVVCPGITIDWDKIKGLKEYLGKDNVTTNYTKETAPYTWEVIQNFKGGTALFTFPAGAIKCPGAPQKIMYLAEEAFTRQGIRDKTNIIYGNATGKMFGVPTYCKPLEEIVDRKKIDVKYNHNLIEIKGDTKEAIFATEDGKTLTIKYDMLHVSPPMTTYDFIKQSSISNEQGWVDVDQYTCQHKKYNNVFGLGDSSSLPTSKTAAAIRKEAPVVVANIIALMNKKTPQDKYNGYACCPLITGYGKTIMAEFDYDKKPLPSFPLDPTKERESMWLVKKYILPWLYWNRMLKGKPFEPDSWKFLLRKNN; encoded by the coding sequence ATGAGCAATACTAAATCTTTTCAAATACTAATTATCGGTGGTGGTGCCGCCGGAATTACCGTTGCATCTCAACTGAAAGGAAAAAACTCTGAGTTGAAAATGGCTATTATTGAACCTTCTGAAAACCATTATTATCAACCTGCTTGGACATTAGTAGGAGGAGGAGAATATCTTCTTGAAGATACCGTTAAACATGAACAAAATTTAATACCTCATGGAGTTACATGGATTAAAGATTATGCGGAAAATATTGATCCAGATCATAATCAAGTCACCACAAAAACAGGTAAAATTTATCAATATGAATATTTAGTCGTTTGTCCTGGAATTACGATCGATTGGGATAAAATTAAGGGATTAAAAGAGTATTTAGGTAAAGATAACGTTACTACTAATTACACTAAAGAAACTGCTCCTTATACATGGGAAGTTATCCAAAATTTTAAAGGTGGTACTGCCTTATTTACATTTCCTGCCGGTGCAATAAAATGTCCGGGGGCACCTCAAAAAATTATGTATTTAGCGGAAGAAGCTTTCACCCGTCAAGGAATTAGGGACAAAACTAATATTATCTACGGTAACGCTACTGGTAAAATGTTTGGTGTCCCAACCTATTGTAAACCTTTAGAAGAAATTGTCGATCGAAAAAAAATCGATGTTAAATATAATCATAATCTTATCGAGATTAAAGGAGATACCAAAGAAGCTATATTTGCAACGGAAGACGGAAAGACTCTAACTATCAAATATGATATGCTTCACGTTTCTCCACCTATGACTACTTACGATTTTATCAAACAAAGTTCGATTTCTAATGAACAAGGTTGGGTGGACGTAGATCAATATACTTGTCAGCACAAAAAGTATAATAACGTCTTTGGTTTGGGAGATTCTTCCAGTTTACCCACATCCAAAACTGCCGCCGCCATTCGTAAAGAAGCACCCGTTGTTGTAGCCAATATAATAGCTTTAATGAATAAAAAAACGCCCCAAGACAAGTATAATGGCTATGCTTGTTGTCCTTTAATCACTGGATATGGCAAAACAATTATGGCAGAGTTTGACTATGATAAAAAACCCTTACCAAGTTTCCCCTTAGATCCTACCAAAGAACGAGAAAGTATGTGGTTGGTAAAAAAATATATTTTACCTTGGTTGTATTGGAATAGGATGTTAAAAGGAAAACCATTTGAGCCTGATAGTTGGAAATTTTTACTACGAAAAAATAATTAA
- the psbA gene encoding photosystem II q(b) protein, with translation MTTTLQQQQSSTWEQFCQWITSTNNRLYVGWFGTLMIPTLLTATTCFIIAFIAAPPVDIDGIREPVAGSLLYGNNIISGAVVPSSNAIGLHFYPIWEAASLDEWLYNGGPYQLVVFHFLIGIFCYMGRQWELSFRLGMRPWICVAYSAPVSAATAVFLIYPIGQGSFSDGMPLGISGTFNFMFVFQAEHNILMHPFHMLGVAGVFGGSLFSAMHGSLVTSSLVRETTETESQNYGYKFGQEEETYNIVAAHGYFGRLIFQYASFNNSRALHFFLGAWPVIGIWFTAMGVSTMAFNLNGFNFNQSILDSQGHVIGTWADVLNRANIGIEVMHERNAHNFPLDLASAEPVSAPVING, from the coding sequence ATGACTACCACATTACAACAACAACAGTCTTCCACTTGGGAGCAGTTTTGTCAGTGGATCACTTCTACCAACAACCGCTTATATGTAGGTTGGTTCGGTACTTTAATGATCCCTACTCTCTTAACTGCAACCACTTGTTTTATTATCGCCTTTATCGCCGCTCCTCCCGTTGACATTGACGGTATTCGTGAGCCTGTAGCTGGTTCTTTATTATACGGAAACAATATCATCTCCGGTGCTGTTGTTCCTTCTTCTAACGCTATTGGATTACACTTCTACCCCATTTGGGAAGCAGCATCTTTAGATGAGTGGTTATACAACGGTGGCCCTTACCAATTAGTAGTATTCCATTTCTTAATCGGAATCTTCTGCTACATGGGTCGTCAGTGGGAATTATCTTTCCGCTTAGGTATGCGCCCTTGGATCTGTGTTGCTTATTCTGCACCTGTGTCTGCTGCCACCGCAGTATTCTTAATCTACCCCATCGGACAAGGTTCTTTCTCTGATGGTATGCCTTTAGGAATCTCTGGAACTTTCAATTTTATGTTCGTGTTCCAAGCAGAGCATAACATTTTAATGCACCCCTTCCATATGTTAGGAGTAGCAGGTGTGTTTGGTGGTTCTTTATTCTCCGCAATGCACGGTTCTCTCGTAACTTCTTCTTTAGTTCGTGAAACCACCGAAACCGAGTCTCAAAACTATGGTTACAAATTCGGTCAAGAAGAAGAAACCTACAACATCGTAGCGGCTCATGGATACTTTGGTCGTTTAATCTTCCAATATGCGTCCTTCAACAATAGTCGTGCGTTACACTTCTTCTTAGGTGCATGGCCTGTCATCGGTATTTGGTTCACCGCAATGGGTGTAAGTACCATGGCATTCAACTTAAACGGTTTCAATTTCAACCAATCTATCTTAGATAGCCAAGGTCATGTAATTGGAACTTGGGCAGACGTATTGAACCGTGCAAACATCGGTATAGAAGTAATGCACGAACGTAATGCTCACAACTTCCCCTTAGATTTAGCAAGTGCAGAGCCTGTATCTGCTCCTGTAATCAACGGTTAA